From the genome of Winogradskyella forsetii, one region includes:
- a CDS encoding MlaE family ABC transporter permease — MKTPSTYLYNIGTYFIMIKDIFRRPTKWSVMKPLILKDIDDLIIGSLGIVAFISFFVGGVVAIQTSLNMTSPIMPKYLVGFATRQSIILEFAPTFISIIMAGKVGSFITSSIGTMRVTEQIDALEVMGINGINYLVFPKFIALSLYPFVISIAMFLGVLGGLAASVYGGYVTVEDFIEGVKTDFIPFHFIYAFAKTFVFAFLLATIPSYYGYFMKGGALEVGKASTTSFVWTSVMIILTNFLLTSLLLG, encoded by the coding sequence ATGAAAACACCCAGCACTTATCTATATAATATAGGTACTTATTTTATAATGATTAAGGATATTTTTCGCAGACCTACTAAATGGTCTGTGATGAAACCTTTAATTCTAAAAGATATTGACGATCTCATTATTGGATCATTAGGTATCGTTGCCTTTATATCATTTTTTGTTGGAGGCGTTGTTGCTATTCAAACCTCGTTGAATATGACGAGCCCAATTATGCCAAAATATTTGGTTGGATTTGCCACCAGACAATCCATAATCTTAGAATTTGCACCAACATTTATTTCTATTATCATGGCTGGTAAAGTAGGTTCTTTTATAACGTCAAGTATTGGGACGATGCGAGTTACAGAACAAATCGATGCACTGGAAGTTATGGGCATCAATGGAATAAACTATCTTGTTTTTCCTAAGTTTATTGCGTTGTCGCTTTATCCATTTGTGATTTCCATTGCTATGTTTTTAGGAGTTTTGGGAGGTTTGGCAGCTTCGGTTTATGGTGGTTATGTTACTGTTGAAGATTTTATTGAAGGTGTGAAAACCGATTTTATTCCCTTTCACTTTATTTATGCTTTTGCAAAAACATTTGTATTTGCGTTTTTATTAGCTACCATTCCTTCATACTATGGTTATTTTATGAAAGGTGGCGCTTTAGAAGTTGGTAAAGCTAGTACCACATCTTTCGTTTGGACCAGTGTTATGATTATATTAACCAACTTTTTACTAACCAGTTTATTACTAGGCTAA
- a CDS encoding ABC transporter ATP-binding protein produces the protein MIEVKDLNKSFGDAHILKGITTSFDKGKTNLIIGQSGSGKTVFLKCLLGLFEYEKGSICYEGRNFSKLSRDEKTDLRAEMGMVFQGSALFDSMTIAENVMFPLRMFTKQSKSEMQDRVNEVLKRVNLDNANNKMPSEASGGMQKRVAIARAIVNRPKYLFCDEPNSGLDPKTAIVIDNLIQEITDEFDITTVINTHDMNSVMEIGEKIVFLKDGLLEWEGSKETIFKTENEAVTNFVYSSELFRKVRKMYLDEDH, from the coding sequence ATGATAGAGGTTAAGGATTTAAATAAATCGTTTGGAGATGCACATATTTTAAAAGGCATCACGACTTCTTTTGATAAAGGAAAAACCAATTTGATTATCGGTCAAAGTGGCTCGGGTAAAACGGTGTTTTTAAAATGTCTGTTGGGTTTATTTGAATATGAAAAAGGCTCCATTTGTTACGAAGGAAGAAATTTTAGTAAGTTATCAAGAGATGAAAAAACCGACTTACGTGCCGAAATGGGAATGGTATTTCAAGGCAGTGCGCTTTTTGACTCCATGACCATTGCGGAAAACGTGATGTTTCCTTTACGTATGTTTACCAAACAGAGTAAGAGTGAAATGCAAGATAGGGTAAATGAAGTTTTAAAGCGGGTCAATTTAGATAATGCAAATAATAAAATGCCAAGTGAAGCTTCAGGAGGCATGCAAAAGCGAGTGGCTATTGCTAGAGCTATTGTTAACAGACCAAAATATTTATTTTGTGATGAACCTAACTCTGGTTTAGATCCGAAAACGGCAATTGTTATCGACAATTTAATTCAGGAAATAACGGACGAATTCGATATTACCACAGTGATCAATACGCACGATATGAACTCTGTAATGGAAATTGGAGAGAAAATCGTATTCCTTAAAGATGGCTTATTAGAATGGGAAGGTTCTAAAGAAACTATCTTTAAAACAGAAAACGAAGCTGTGACTAACTTCGTTTATTCCTCTGAGTTATTTAGAAAAGTTCGTAAAATGTATTTAGACGAGGATCACTAA